One Thermodesulfobacteriota bacterium genomic window carries:
- a CDS encoding desulfoferrodoxin — translation MAERFQVYKCGLCGNIVEVLFGSDGTLVCCGQDMTLLKENTVDAAKEKHVPVIEKTADGVKVKVGSVAHPMEEKHYIQWVEVIADGKSCIQFLKPGQAPEAVFKVTADAITAREYCNLHGLWKA, via the coding sequence ATGGCTGAACGTTTTCAGGTTTACAAGTGTGGTCTGTGCGGAAATATTGTGGAAGTGCTCTTTGGCAGTGACGGAACCCTGGTCTGCTGCGGTCAGGATATGACCCTGCTCAAGGAAAACACCGTTGACGCGGCCAAAGAGAAGCATGTGCCGGTGATTGAGAAAACCGCCGACGGAGTTAAGGTCAAGGTCGGCAGTGTCGCCCATCCCATGGAAGAAAAACATTATATTCAGTGGGTGGAAGTGATTGCCGACGGCAAGAGCTGCATCCAGTTCCTCAAACCCGGTCAGGCCCCGGAAGCGGTGTTCAAGGTGACCGCCGACGCCATCACGGCCAGGGAATACTGCAATCTGCATGGCCTCTGGAAAGCATAG
- a CDS encoding flavodoxin domain-containing protein, translating to MPKALIVYSTRKEETRKIAELIAEGLRFAAVDVTLASAGDIKKESDLAGYDAYVFGSPTYHGEMTGSMKTFLFLAEKAGLAGKAGGSFGAFGWSGEAPERIYETMKNIFQMDMVGGPLMLKSSSLQGGMKMAQDYGREIAAKII from the coding sequence ATGCCCAAAGCATTAATTGTATACTCCACCAGAAAAGAGGAAACCCGGAAAATCGCGGAATTGATTGCCGAGGGGCTTCGCTTTGCCGCTGTCGACGTGACCCTCGCCAGTGCCGGGGATATCAAGAAAGAAAGCGATCTGGCCGGTTATGACGCCTATGTGTTCGGCTCTCCGACCTATCACGGCGAAATGACCGGCAGCATGAAGACATTTCTGTTCCTGGCCGAAAAAGCCGGCCTGGCCGGCAAGGCCGGCGGATCTTTCGGGGCTTTCGGCTGGAGCGGTGAAGCGCCGGAACGCATTTATGAGACCATGAAAAACATCTTCCAGATGGATATGGTCGGCGGTCCGTTGATGCTGAAATCAAGTTCGCTGCAAGGCGGCATGAAAATGGCCCAGGATTACGGCCGGGAAATCGCCGCCAAAATTATCTGA
- a CDS encoding cytochrome ubiquinol oxidase subunit I, whose protein sequence is MDPLILSRLQFAAATMFHFIFVPLTLGLALLVAWMETCYARTGDKVWLSMTRFWGKLFLINFALGVVTGITLEFQFGTNWSRYSAFVGDIFGSLLAIEASVAFFLESILIGVWIFGWKKLSPRAHAAVMWLVALAGTFSAIWILIANAWMQHPVGYVIRNGRAELADFSAIVFQRFAVLEFLHTVSAAYILSAFFVMGISAWHLLKKQHVEVFTRSFRIALMFGLVFSFFEVIEGHMHGADLAHTQPAKLAALDAHWETSAPAPLYLFALPDDKNERNLIEIGKIPWGLSLMAFHDFSSEVKGLKEFPREERPPVLLVYTAFKLMVGLGFYFCLATLVGLFLRHRLLENRWYLLIMLLSLPLPYIAVQLGWIVAEVGRQPWIVYGIMKTSQAVSPVISGGQVMASLTGFVLVYGLLGAVGLFLMARHAINGPVEEGGEK, encoded by the coding sequence ATGGATCCGCTTATTTTGTCACGGCTTCAATTCGCCGCCGCAACCATGTTTCACTTTATTTTTGTTCCACTGACGCTGGGCCTGGCGCTACTGGTGGCCTGGATGGAAACCTGTTACGCCCGGACCGGCGATAAAGTCTGGCTGTCCATGACCCGATTCTGGGGCAAATTGTTTCTGATCAATTTCGCCCTGGGGGTCGTGACCGGCATCACTCTGGAGTTTCAGTTCGGAACCAACTGGTCCCGCTACTCCGCGTTTGTAGGTGATATTTTCGGTTCCCTGCTGGCCATCGAAGCCTCGGTGGCGTTTTTTCTGGAGTCGATACTGATCGGAGTCTGGATATTCGGCTGGAAAAAACTGTCGCCCCGGGCTCACGCCGCGGTCATGTGGCTGGTGGCCCTGGCCGGCACTTTTTCCGCCATCTGGATTCTGATCGCCAACGCCTGGATGCAGCATCCGGTCGGCTATGTCATCCGCAACGGCCGGGCCGAACTGGCCGACTTTTCGGCCATCGTCTTCCAGCGCTTCGCCGTGCTGGAATTTCTGCACACCGTCAGTGCCGCTTATATCCTGAGCGCTTTTTTCGTCATGGGTATCAGCGCCTGGCACCTGCTCAAAAAACAGCACGTTGAGGTCTTCACCCGGTCGTTTCGCATTGCGCTGATGTTCGGCCTGGTCTTTTCCTTTTTCGAGGTGATCGAAGGGCACATGCACGGCGCCGACCTGGCCCACACCCAGCCCGCCAAGCTGGCCGCCCTGGACGCCCACTGGGAAACATCGGCACCGGCCCCCCTGTATCTGTTCGCCCTGCCGGACGATAAAAACGAACGGAATCTGATTGAAATCGGCAAAATCCCCTGGGGCCTGAGCCTCATGGCGTTTCATGATTTTTCCAGCGAGGTGAAAGGCCTGAAGGAATTTCCCAGGGAAGAGCGGCCGCCGGTGCTGCTCGTTTACACGGCCTTCAAGCTGATGGTCGGCCTGGGTTTTTATTTCTGCCTGGCCACCCTGGTCGGTCTTTTTCTGCGCCACCGTCTTCTGGAAAACCGCTGGTACCTGCTGATCATGCTCCTGTCCCTGCCGTTGCCGTATATCGCGGTCCAGCTGGGCTGGATCGTGGCGGAAGTGGGCCGCCAGCCCTGGATCGTCTATGGTATCATGAAAACGTCCCAGGCGGTTTCTCCGGTTATTTCCGGCGGGCAGGTCATGGCCTCTCTGACGGGTTTTGTTCTGGTGTACGGTCTGCTGGGCGCCGTGGGACTTTTTCTGATGGCCCGGCATGCCATTAACGGCCCGGTCGAAGAAGGAGGTGAAAAATGA
- a CDS encoding DVU0298 family protein, translating into MDIIKPTMSTNRLLKREMELWLRRGPDKAMPEVLSLEPERRLINPLISFFCSREPLLKWHAVTAIGRLMAGLADRDMDSARIVMRRLMWSLNDESGGIGWGAPEAMGEIMAGHRRLADEFHAVLISYLDPRQNYLELEALQPGLLWGVGRLARSRRELMAKTADFLPPYLSSREPAVRGHAAWAAAAFEDERLRLLLTELAADDQPFYLYRNLRLEEVSIREIINL; encoded by the coding sequence ATGGATATTATCAAACCCACGATGTCGACCAACCGGTTGTTAAAGCGGGAAATGGAGTTGTGGCTCAGGCGGGGCCCTGACAAGGCCATGCCGGAGGTCCTGTCCCTGGAGCCCGAGCGGCGGCTCATCAACCCGCTGATCTCCTTTTTTTGCAGCCGGGAGCCCCTGCTCAAATGGCATGCGGTTACCGCCATCGGACGGCTCATGGCCGGCCTGGCCGACCGGGACATGGATTCGGCCCGGATCGTCATGCGCCGCCTGATGTGGAGCCTGAACGATGAATCCGGCGGCATCGGCTGGGGAGCGCCCGAAGCCATGGGAGAAATCATGGCCGGACACCGGCGACTGGCGGATGAATTTCACGCCGTGCTGATCTCGTATCTGGATCCGCGGCAGAACTACCTGGAACTGGAAGCCCTTCAGCCGGGACTGTTATGGGGCGTCGGCCGGCTGGCCAGGTCCCGGAGAGAATTGATGGCAAAGACCGCCGACTTCTTGCCGCCTTATCTCTCTTCCCGGGAACCCGCCGTGCGGGGCCATGCCGCCTGGGCGGCCGCGGCCTTTGAAGATGAGCGATTGCGGCTGCTTCTCACAGAACTGGCCGCTGATGATCAACCGTTTTATCTCTATCGAAATCTCCGGCTGGAGGAGGTATCCATCAGGGAGATAATAAACCTTTAA
- a CDS encoding tetratricopeptide repeat protein, translating into MTTKISRRLQSLFTFFSILCWMSPATAGAQADTPTFVSTVRYPFADTQFAEDARIVATAQARRDVLGKAGPHIENLAVVKKQKVPKESVPALAAAILEIETVLQKSYAVDQSFVFEITVKTQINPATLEAQAERFLNDRDLLKKYQDTQKKASDLLDTVSALEAESRQLTSARSEEKRAVSDKLRKAIDRLSAVAWFTRALDLASRQTLAGRIPDEAADSLIKAVTLDPEYGDAWSWLGKVYSEKSEYGRAADYYQKALKADVAARGENHPDIAVDYNRLGLARHRNGEYDLAIEAYRKAWLVQIQLLGENHPDIAATYNNMGEAYRRKGEFDRAIEYYMKDLEITLKSLGPNHPNLIATYNNLGYACHGKGDNGRAMEYFQKALEVCRISLGDNHPQTRAIMENIEFLQTGGPSAGR; encoded by the coding sequence ATGACGACAAAAATCAGCCGGCGCCTTCAGTCCCTTTTTACCTTTTTTTCCATACTCTGCTGGATGTCCCCGGCGACCGCCGGGGCTCAGGCGGACACGCCAACATTCGTCAGCACGGTACGGTACCCTTTCGCGGACACTCAATTTGCCGAGGATGCCCGGATTGTGGCCACCGCCCAGGCCCGGCGGGACGTGTTAGGCAAGGCCGGACCCCACATTGAAAATCTGGCCGTTGTAAAAAAACAAAAGGTTCCCAAGGAGTCTGTTCCGGCTCTGGCGGCCGCGATCCTTGAAATCGAAACGGTGTTGCAGAAAAGTTATGCCGTTGACCAGTCCTTCGTTTTCGAAATCACCGTTAAAACGCAAATCAATCCGGCCACATTGGAAGCGCAGGCGGAACGTTTTCTCAACGACAGGGATCTTCTGAAAAAGTATCAGGACACCCAGAAAAAAGCGTCCGATCTCCTGGATACGGTCAGCGCTTTGGAAGCGGAGAGCCGGCAACTGACAAGCGCCCGGTCGGAAGAAAAAAGGGCCGTCAGCGATAAACTCCGGAAGGCCATCGACAGGCTCTCCGCCGTGGCCTGGTTTACCAGAGCCCTGGACCTGGCCAGCCGTCAGACCCTGGCCGGCCGGATTCCCGATGAAGCCGCCGATTCCCTGATCAAAGCCGTTACCCTGGATCCGGAATACGGGGACGCCTGGTCCTGGCTGGGAAAAGTTTATTCAGAAAAAAGCGAATACGGACGGGCCGCTGATTATTATCAAAAAGCGCTGAAAGCAGATGTGGCGGCCAGGGGAGAAAATCACCCGGATATAGCCGTCGACTATAACCGGCTGGGACTGGCCCGTCACCGCAACGGCGAGTATGACCTGGCCATCGAAGCCTACCGGAAAGCCTGGCTGGTTCAGATTCAACTTCTGGGGGAAAACCATCCGGATATCGCCGCGACCTATAACAACATGGGGGAAGCCTATCGTCGAAAAGGCGAGTTTGACCGGGCCATCGAATACTATATGAAGGATCTGGAAATTACCCTTAAGTCCCTGGGGCCGAATCATCCCAATCTGATTGCGACCTACAATAACCTCGGCTATGCCTGTCACGGCAAGGGTGACAACGGACGGGCCATGGAATACTTCCAGAAGGCCCTGGAGGTATGTCGTATTTCCCTGGGGGACAACCATCCCCAGACCAGGGCGATCATGGAAAATATTGAGTTTCTCCAAACAGGCGGCCCGTCTGCCGGCCGGTGA
- the rd gene encoding rubredoxin: protein MDKYVCNVCGYVYDPAEGDPDNGVPAGTAFEKLPEDWTCPVCGASKDEFSKE from the coding sequence ATGGACAAGTACGTATGCAATGTGTGCGGTTACGTGTATGACCCGGCCGAAGGTGATCCGGATAATGGCGTTCCGGCGGGAACCGCTTTTGAAAAACTGCCGGAAGACTGGACCTGTCCGGTCTGCGGCGCCAGTAAAGATGAATTCTCAAAAGAGTGA
- a CDS encoding NAD(P)/FAD-dependent oxidoreductase, with product MEQVTRLKDGEKGAVLQRDKETYAIAPHLACGVVTPAQLRKLADVAEKYGAAALKVTSAARIAIVGIKETDIDAVWDDLGIPPGHAVGMCVRSVKACPGTTFCRIGQQDSLGMGMKLDEIYHGMDLPSKTKIGVSGCRNQCAENCIKDIGLYGTKDGWVLTVGGKGTSKFRLADTLAENLDSETALRQIEKVVAFYKGNAKKGERIGALIDRIGLEAFKAGVLG from the coding sequence ATGGAACAGGTAACACGTTTAAAGGATGGTGAAAAAGGGGCGGTGCTGCAGCGGGACAAGGAGACGTATGCCATCGCCCCGCATCTGGCCTGCGGCGTGGTCACGCCGGCCCAGCTTCGCAAGCTGGCCGATGTCGCGGAAAAATACGGCGCGGCCGCCCTCAAGGTGACCAGCGCCGCCCGTATCGCCATTGTGGGAATCAAAGAGACGGATATCGATGCCGTCTGGGATGACCTGGGCATCCCGCCCGGCCATGCCGTGGGCATGTGTGTCCGCAGCGTCAAGGCCTGTCCGGGAACGACCTTCTGCCGGATAGGGCAGCAGGACAGCCTGGGTATGGGCATGAAACTGGATGAAATCTACCACGGCATGGATCTGCCCAGCAAAACCAAGATCGGTGTCAGCGGCTGCCGGAACCAGTGCGCCGAGAACTGTATCAAGGACATCGGCCTGTACGGTACAAAAGACGGCTGGGTGTTGACCGTGGGCGGCAAAGGCACCAGCAAATTCCGTCTGGCCGACACCCTGGCCGAAAATCTTGATTCCGAGACCGCCTTGCGGCAGATTGAAAAGGTGGTCGCCTTTTACAAGGGAAACGCCAAGAAGGGAGAACGCATCGGCGCCCTCATCGACCGGATAGGGCTGGAGGCGTTCAAGGCGGGCGTGTTAGGATAG
- a CDS encoding FprA family A-type flavoprotein: MAAIEIARGIYSVGATDWNIRDFHGYSTSRGSTYNAYLVVDEKIALVDTVKKEQVDQLLANISQIVDPKKIDYMISNHTEMDHSGGLPRIMHRIGESKPLYVSKMGQKNLSLHFPQAWNYHAVENGETLRLGRRTLTFLETRMLHWPDSMFTFDREDGILFSSDAFGQHYAGPEKFDDEIGDDIMFHAKKYFANILLLYTEKIRKLLESVTEMGLNFRMICPDHGIIWRSNPGKIVEAYARWSRHEPVKKAVVVYDTMWHSTERMAEAIGQGLTDEGVPARIMSLRHDDRSEVMTEVLDTGAIVVGSPTLNNNVFPTVMDLLVYMKGLRPKNKIAAAFGSYGWSGESVQHIQRELAEMKFDLIEPGVRIQYVPDEKGIGECLALGRRIGQAVNRRINEQG, encoded by the coding sequence ATGGCGGCCATTGAAATAGCCAGGGGGATTTACAGCGTCGGCGCGACGGATTGGAACATTCGGGATTTTCACGGATACTCCACTTCCCGCGGGTCGACGTACAACGCCTATCTGGTCGTGGATGAAAAAATCGCCCTGGTGGATACGGTCAAAAAGGAACAGGTGGATCAGTTGCTGGCCAACATTTCCCAGATCGTGGATCCGAAAAAAATCGACTACATGATCAGCAACCACACGGAGATGGACCATTCCGGCGGCCTGCCCCGGATCATGCACCGCATCGGTGAAAGCAAACCGCTGTATGTCTCCAAGATGGGTCAGAAAAACCTCTCCCTGCATTTTCCGCAAGCCTGGAATTACCATGCCGTGGAAAACGGCGAGACTTTGCGCCTGGGCCGGCGGACCCTGACCTTTCTGGAAACGCGCATGCTGCACTGGCCGGACAGCATGTTCACCTTTGACCGGGAGGACGGCATCCTGTTTTCCAGCGATGCCTTCGGCCAGCATTATGCCGGACCGGAAAAATTCGACGATGAGATCGGCGATGACATCATGTTCCACGCCAAAAAATACTTCGCCAACATCCTGCTCCTGTACACGGAGAAAATCAGGAAACTGCTGGAGAGTGTGACCGAAATGGGGTTGAACTTCCGCATGATCTGCCCCGATCACGGCATCATCTGGCGCTCGAATCCCGGCAAGATCGTCGAAGCCTATGCCCGCTGGAGCCGGCATGAACCGGTAAAAAAAGCGGTGGTCGTATATGATACCATGTGGCACAGCACCGAACGCATGGCCGAGGCAATCGGCCAGGGACTGACCGACGAGGGCGTACCGGCCCGGATCATGAGCCTCAGGCATGACGACCGCAGCGAGGTCATGACCGAGGTGTTGGATACCGGGGCCATTGTGGTGGGTTCGCCGACGTTGAACAACAACGTCTTTCCCACGGTCATGGACCTGCTGGTGTACATGAAGGGGCTGCGGCCGAAAAACAAGATCGCCGCCGCTTTCGGCTCTTACGGCTGGAGCGGCGAATCCGTGCAGCATATCCAGCGGGAACTGGCCGAGATGAAGTTTGATCTGATCGAACCGGGCGTCCGCATCCAGTACGTGCCTGACGAAAAGGGGATCGGCGAATGTCTGGCCCTGGGCCGCCGGATCGGGCAGGCCGTCAACCGCCGGATCAATGAACAGGGATAA
- the cydB gene encoding cytochrome d ubiquinol oxidase subunit II: protein MILETIWFFLWGLLWAVFFMTDGFDFGVGTLYPFLGKTDTDRRVMINSVGPLWDGNEVWLITAGGVTFAAFPLVYATMFSSLYSALMLILFALIIRGVSFEFRGKIDHPLWKKVWDTAIFVGSAAPAVLFGVAFANIFRGLPFDSQGYHGTLLSLLNPYGLLGGGLFLCLFLQHGALWLCLKTTGPLHDRAVSAANTIWYGLLLLAVIFLIASAMATTLYDNYLARPVLFLVPAAAVAALLGIKVLLKKEAWAGAWFSSALTIVLCTFFGIIGLFPKLFPSSLGEQYHLTAYNAASSPLTLKIMLTVVVLVIPVVIAYQIWAYLLFRGKVAEGDLEY, encoded by the coding sequence ATGATTCTGGAAACCATCTGGTTTTTTCTCTGGGGCCTGCTGTGGGCCGTCTTCTTCATGACCGACGGCTTTGATTTCGGGGTGGGCACGCTCTATCCCTTTCTGGGCAAAACCGACACCGACCGGCGCGTCATGATCAACTCCGTCGGCCCCCTGTGGGACGGAAATGAAGTCTGGCTGATCACGGCCGGGGGCGTGACTTTCGCGGCCTTCCCGCTGGTTTACGCCACCATGTTTTCCTCGCTCTATTCAGCCCTGATGCTGATTCTATTCGCCTTGATCATTCGGGGTGTTTCCTTTGAATTCCGGGGCAAAATCGACCATCCCCTCTGGAAAAAAGTATGGGATACCGCCATTTTTGTCGGCAGCGCCGCTCCGGCGGTGCTGTTCGGAGTGGCCTTCGCCAATATTTTCAGGGGCCTGCCCTTTGACAGCCAGGGCTATCACGGAACGCTTCTGTCTCTGTTAAACCCCTACGGCCTGCTGGGCGGCGGCCTTTTCCTGTGCCTCTTTCTCCAGCACGGGGCCCTGTGGCTCTGCCTGAAAACAACCGGTCCGTTGCATGACCGGGCGGTGTCGGCGGCCAACACCATCTGGTACGGTCTCCTCCTGCTGGCGGTAATCTTCCTGATCGCCTCCGCCATGGCCACCACCCTGTATGACAATTACCTGGCCCGGCCGGTCCTGTTTCTTGTTCCGGCGGCGGCGGTGGCGGCCCTGCTGGGCATAAAAGTTCTGCTCAAAAAAGAAGCCTGGGCCGGCGCCTGGTTTTCCTCGGCGCTGACCATTGTGCTGTGCACCTTTTTCGGGATCATCGGCCTGTTTCCGAAACTTTTTCCCTCCAGCCTGGGGGAACAGTATCATCTGACGGCCTATAACGCCGCCTCCAGTCCGTTAACCTTAAAAATTATGCTGACGGTGGTCGTTCTGGTTATCCCGGTGGTGATCGCCTATCAGATCTGGGCCTATCTGCTGTTCAGGGGAAAGGTGGCGGAGGGAGACCTGGAGTATTAA
- a CDS encoding ferredoxin, with the protein MVELGDCSLCEACVGMCPRVFSINDTGYVEVADLPEYPEAEVDDAIKYCPERCIVWSED; encoded by the coding sequence GTGGTCGAATTGGGCGACTGCTCTCTATGTGAAGCCTGCGTCGGCATGTGTCCGCGGGTGTTCTCGATCAACGATACCGGCTACGTCGAGGTGGCGGATCTTCCGGAGTACCCGGAAGCGGAGGTTGACGATGCCATCAAGTATTGCCCGGAACGCTGCATTGTCTGGTCGGAAGATTAA
- a CDS encoding flavodoxin domain-containing protein, with protein sequence MFKSLIVYDTKRGETQKIAEMLAEELRSLDIEVKLSDVHEIKDLTDLFGYNAYLFGCPTYLGEMTENMKEMLFLAARADLVEKVGGAFGAYGWSGEVPKRIHGTMQHVFKMNMTAEPLMLSSSTVKIAGKMIKKYCQEIAAKLNNRTA encoded by the coding sequence ATGTTTAAATCGCTGATTGTCTATGACACCAAAAGGGGTGAAACCCAGAAAATCGCGGAAATGCTTGCCGAAGAACTGCGGTCACTGGATATCGAGGTAAAGCTGTCTGATGTCCATGAAATAAAAGACCTGACAGATCTCTTCGGTTATAACGCCTACCTGTTCGGGTGTCCCACTTACCTGGGAGAAATGACCGAGAACATGAAGGAGATGCTCTTTCTGGCGGCCAGAGCCGACCTGGTGGAAAAGGTCGGCGGCGCCTTCGGGGCCTATGGCTGGAGCGGTGAAGTCCCCAAACGAATTCATGGCACCATGCAGCATGTCTTCAAAATGAACATGACCGCCGAGCCGCTGATGCTTTCATCCAGCACGGTGAAAATCGCCGGGAAAATGATTAAGAAATATTGTCAGGAGATCGCCGCCAAACTGAACAACCGGACGGCTTGA
- the rbr gene encoding rubrerythrin: MGRLKGTQTEKNLLLSFAGESQARNRYTYFAGQARKDGYVQIADIFEETANQEKEHAKRFFKFLEGGDLEVCGTFPAGVIGTTLENLKAAADGEHHEHSSMYPGFAKIARQEGFEDVAIVFEKIAVAEKQHEKRYRDLAANIDKGTVFKKSEAAVWRCRNCGYLHEGKAAPEMCPACAHPQAYFELLGENW; encoded by the coding sequence ATGGGTAGACTCAAAGGAACTCAAACGGAAAAAAATCTTCTGCTCTCGTTTGCCGGTGAATCCCAGGCGAGAAACCGCTACACCTATTTTGCCGGTCAGGCCAGAAAAGACGGTTATGTCCAGATTGCCGACATTTTTGAAGAAACAGCCAATCAGGAAAAAGAGCACGCCAAGCGGTTCTTCAAGTTCCTGGAGGGCGGTGACCTGGAGGTTTGCGGAACATTTCCGGCTGGCGTAATCGGAACCACCCTGGAAAACCTGAAAGCGGCCGCCGACGGCGAGCATCATGAGCACTCCTCCATGTATCCCGGATTTGCCAAAATCGCGCGGCAGGAGGGATTTGAAGATGTCGCCATCGTCTTTGAAAAAATTGCCGTGGCTGAAAAACAGCATGAAAAACGATACCGGGACCTGGCCGCGAACATTGACAAGGGTACCGTCTTCAAAAAAAGCGAGGCCGCCGTGTGGCGCTGCCGCAACTGCGGCTATCTCCACGAGGGAAAAGCGGCTCCGGAAATGTGTCCGGCCTGCGCCCATCCTCAGGCGTATTTTGAACTGCTGGGAGAAAACTGGTAA
- a CDS encoding glutaredoxin family protein, which produces MTTPDVKLYTLSTCSHCKSTKNLLNECRVAFHSVDIDLLTGEKRQALIDEVRQLNPNCTFPTIVIDGKVIVGFKENEIRKALGLS; this is translated from the coding sequence ATGACCACACCGGATGTCAAACTTTATACCTTAAGCACCTGCAGCCATTGCAAATCAACCAAAAACCTGCTCAATGAATGCCGGGTCGCGTTCCATTCCGTGGACATCGACCTGCTGACGGGCGAAAAGCGCCAGGCGCTGATCGATGAAGTCAGGCAGCTCAACCCCAACTGCACTTTTCCCACTATTGTTATTGACGGTAAAGTGATCGTCGGTTTTAAGGAAAACGAGATCAGAAAAGCGCTGGGGTTGTCATGA
- a CDS encoding DUF3786 domain-containing protein, producing the protein MPLSALDLYRDVLPRTNCGECGFPTCLAFASMVVSEQLPLEKCPHLSAETVASCQAELQAQYAAGKWTRRDMGRDALEWARQRSASMKISDLPERIGGRLVDRNGQPALALPYFNDVVFIITDGVTREDGTSLTHYEQVFILNHMAQGGRAEPTGKWKGLVEIPNTVSKIKSMKSHVEEPLKKAFAGKLDQLQAAAARLGGKNVTGDIGSADAAIYFQALPRVPLLLMFWDAEPDDGFEPEARLLFDETITQHLDIESIMFLSERLRQLLCDPPV; encoded by the coding sequence ATGCCCCTTTCCGCTCTTGACCTTTATCGCGATGTATTACCCCGGACCAACTGCGGGGAGTGCGGGTTTCCCACTTGCCTGGCCTTTGCCAGCATGGTGGTTTCAGAGCAGCTTCCCCTGGAAAAGTGCCCCCATCTTTCCGCGGAAACGGTAGCGTCCTGTCAGGCCGAGCTGCAGGCCCAGTACGCCGCCGGCAAATGGACCCGCCGGGATATGGGCCGGGACGCCCTGGAGTGGGCCAGGCAGCGTTCGGCCTCCATGAAGATCAGCGACCTGCCGGAACGCATCGGCGGCCGGCTGGTGGACCGAAACGGGCAGCCGGCCCTGGCGCTTCCCTATTTTAATGATGTTGTCTTCATCATCACGGACGGCGTTACCCGGGAGGACGGCACGTCCCTGACCCACTATGAGCAGGTGTTTATCCTCAACCACATGGCCCAGGGCGGGCGAGCCGAACCGACGGGAAAATGGAAAGGACTGGTGGAGATTCCCAACACGGTTTCCAAAATCAAATCCATGAAAAGTCATGTGGAAGAACCGTTAAAAAAAGCGTTCGCGGGCAAACTTGATCAATTGCAGGCCGCGGCCGCAAGACTGGGGGGGAAAAACGTAACCGGCGACATCGGCTCGGCCGACGCGGCCATCTATTTTCAGGCCCTGCCCCGGGTGCCGCTGCTGCTCATGTTCTGGGACGCGGAGCCGGATGACGGTTTCGAACCTGAAGCCCGGCTTCTGTTTGACGAAACCATCACCCAGCATCTTGACATTGAATCCATCATGTTTTTAAGCGAACGGCTGCGCCAGTTGCTGTGCGATCCGCCTGTCTGA
- a CDS encoding ferredoxin-thioredoxin reductase catalytic domain-containing protein, giving the protein MNAEQLYEQLKKTQEPKGFYFNKDLALVMDLLKALLVNKERYGYMSCPCRLAQGDRKKDGDILCPCFYRGPDVTEFGSCYCALYVSRDWNEGRIPHVYVPERRPPEKMW; this is encoded by the coding sequence ATGAACGCCGAACAACTATACGAGCAGTTGAAGAAAACCCAGGAGCCCAAAGGCTTTTACTTTAACAAGGATCTGGCCCTGGTGATGGACCTGCTCAAGGCGCTGCTGGTCAACAAGGAAAGGTACGGCTACATGTCCTGTCCCTGCCGGCTGGCGCAGGGAGACCGGAAAAAGGACGGCGACATTCTCTGCCCCTGCTTTTACCGGGGACCGGACGTGACGGAATTCGGCAGCTGTTACTGCGCGCTGTATGTTTCCCGGGACTGGAATGAAGGCCGGATCCCCCATGTTTATGTTCCTGAACGCCGGCCGCCGGAAAAAATGTGGTAG
- a CDS encoding cytochrome c3 family protein, producing MKKTAFLIFVSLLMVVTALAAEKNLGAPTLVIPAGTKPAVTLPHAGHQAALENCEQCHNLFPQTAGAIVELKASGALKKMQVMKQCQGCHKTMAEAGKKAGPVNCDECHIK from the coding sequence ATGAAAAAAACGGCTTTTTTGATATTTGTTTCCCTGCTGATGGTAGTGACGGCCCTGGCTGCGGAAAAGAATCTGGGTGCTCCGACACTGGTGATTCCCGCGGGAACCAAGCCTGCCGTCACCCTGCCCCACGCCGGCCATCAGGCGGCCCTGGAAAATTGCGAGCAGTGCCACAACCTGTTTCCCCAGACCGCCGGCGCCATTGTTGAGCTGAAGGCCTCGGGCGCGTTAAAAAAAATGCAGGTCATGAAGCAGTGCCAGGGGTGCCACAAGACAATGGCGGAAGCAGGCAAGAAAGCCGGTCCGGTCAATTGCGATGAATGTCATATAAAATAA